The genomic stretch CCTCTCCCAAGCTTGGGAGAGGGGCTGGGGGTGAGGGCTGTAGCTGTTGGCTAAACCCACCCCAACAAGCCCTCACAGGTGACATCCCTAGTATGGCACAATTTTAGTTTTTAAAAACCAATTTGACATAAAAATATTAAATTAGTTATTTTTAAAAACAGACAAAAATATTATAAAACCGATGAGTAGCCCCGACAAGCCAAAAGCAGACATCGCCAGCCAAATCCTGGAACAAGACAGCCAGGATCGACAGGCGCTAGCCCTGCTATTGGATCGCCATTTAGCCAGAAACGATCGCCTCCTGGTTCAGAAAACCCAGATGGGGAGTACCGAAGCCTTTATCGGGTCTGTCACCCTAGAATGGTTAGATAGCCGCGTCCGCTTCGCCTCTCAACTCCCCCTATTTCGGCAAAAATTCGACCCCCAAACCGATAACGTCATCCGGGATGAAGAAACCGTCGATGAAATCCTCCAACGTCCCCTCGACTGGTCCCGTCAAGCCCCCCTCACCCAATACCTCGCCGCCCGCCAAGCCCACAAATTCCCCGCCGTTCTCGTCGTCCACAGCCCCACCTGGGTAGACAATCCCAAAGCCAAGGAATGGGATAAACAAGGACGCGCCCGCCAGTCTGCGGCGGATTTCATTCCCCTTGACCAAAACCAAACCGTCGGACTCCTGGATGTCTCACCCTCCGTATCCATCTTCGCCCTAGATGGTCAACACCGACTCATGGGTGTTCAGGGACTAATGACCTTACTTAAAACCGGAAGACTGCAACGTTACAACAAAAACAAGAAACCCGTGGGTAGTGTAATCACCATAGACGACCTAATCGACGAATACCAACTCGACCCCGCCTACCTACAACGCCTCGCCCAGGAAAAAATCGGTATTGAATTCATCCCCGCTGTCGCCAAAGGCGAAACCCGCGACCAAGCAAGGCGGCGCGTCCGGTCGATTTTCGTCCACGTCAACTTAATGGCATTACGCTTAAGTAAAGGACAACTGGCGCTATTAAATGAAAATGACGGTTTTTCCATCGTCGCCCGCAAAATCGCCGTCAACCATCCCTTATTAAAAGAAGTCCCCGGACGCAATCCCCGTGTTAATTGGGATAGCGCCACTGTCGCCGCCAAATCCACCGTATTAACCACCCTCCAAGCGTTAAATGAAATGTCTCAACGGTATCTAGACCACCCATTCCCCCGCTGGAAACCGCCGGAGAAGAAAGGGTTAATCCCGATGCGTCCCGATGATGAGGAATTAGAAGCCGGAATTGACACCTTTAATCAATTTTTTGACCACTTAGCCAGCTTACCCAGTTATCAACGATTAGAACAAGGAGAAGAAACCCCCCAGTTACGCCGTTTCAGCTTTGAGAAAAATGGCGGTGAGGGGAATATCCTCTTCCGTCCCGTGGGGCAAATTGCCTTTACCCAAGCGTTAGGAATTGTGGTATTTCAGAAAAAGTTATCGTTAAAAATGGTATTTAAGAAACTTTGTAAATACGACGCCGAAGGGGGATTTAGCCAGATGGAGACGCCCCAATCTCTATGGTATGGGGTGTTATTTGACCCGAATAAGAAGCGAATCATGGTATCAGGACGGGATTTAGCCGCCCGATTACTGATTTATATTATTGCGGGGACAGAGGATGGCATGGAAAAGGCAGAACTGCGGCGAGAATTAGCCGAAGCCAGAACAATTGAGGGGAAAGCAGTAGGGTTTAATGGTAAGTTTGTCAAGCCTAGAGATGTGGGACTTCCTCCCGTGTTGTGAATCCTGATAGATTGTGTGGGATTGTAGGGGCGAGTCGCTGCACTCTTGTTAATCGGAAACTGATTACTTTTATCGACTCGCCCTTCCTAATGCAAAATCTCCCACACCCTACACCCCACACCCCGTGAACATTTTCTTTGAAATCCATCAAAACCTACCCAGAGAAGCCCCCGGTGACAACGCTTCCACCCGCCAAGCCTTTTCCCTACTAACCAATGTACCCCCACAACCCAAAATTTTAGACATCGGCTGTGGTCCAGGAATGCAAACTATCGAACTCGCTAAATTAACCGATGGACAAATTATCGCCGTCGATACTCATCAACCCTTTTTAGACGAATTGCAGCGTCGGGCGCTAGCTGAGGGCGTTTCTGATACCATTAATCCCCTCAATCAATCCATGTTGTCCTTAGACTTTGCCCCCCATAGCTTTGACATATTATGGTCAGAAGGGGCAATTTATATCATCGGGTTTGAAACTGGACTGAAATCCTGGCAAACGCTTCTCAAAACAGGAGGATATCTCGTTGTTTCTGAACTTTGCTGGTTACAGCCAAATCCCCCAACTGAGGTAAAACAGTTTTGGCAAACTAATTACCCTGACATGAAAGCAATTGATGATAATCTCCAGCTTATAGAAGCGTCAGGGTATCGCCAAATCGGTCATTTTGTACTACCTGAATCATCCTGGTGGGACAATTATTATACTCCATTAAAGAAAAGACTCGAAAATTTACGCCAGAAGTACAGCGATGAGCCGCAAGCGAATCAGGATATCGATAATGAATTACAAGAGATAGAAATCTATCAGAAGTATTCCGATTGGTATGGCTACGTCTTTTATATCATGCAAGTTCAATAATTCATATATCTGGCAACGCTTCATTTTCTGAATTGACGTTGCCAGATATATGAAAAATCAGATGGTGACAACAAAAATAACTGGGGTAATTTTTACCCACTGGAACTTGGCGCTGATGCTCAGAGGTTTTATGGTCGCGGTTTAAAAAGTCGGAATGATGAGACAATGTACAGGGTACTTTATCTTCAATATTCTTAAAGGCTTGGCTTGACTGACCCGAAAAAAGATAACCTAGCATTCCTCCGGCGCTAGAGAAGGGTGCATATCGGCAAGTCATAAATTCATTTTGAATATCCTGACAATATGGAGTAAGGGACTTGCGGAAAAATAGAATACCAGTCATTGTAGAGGAGAGGAGGCTTCT from Coleofasciculus chthonoplastes PCC 7420 encodes the following:
- a CDS encoding DGQHR domain-containing protein, which translates into the protein MSSPDKPKADIASQILEQDSQDRQALALLLDRHLARNDRLLVQKTQMGSTEAFIGSVTLEWLDSRVRFASQLPLFRQKFDPQTDNVIRDEETVDEILQRPLDWSRQAPLTQYLAARQAHKFPAVLVVHSPTWVDNPKAKEWDKQGRARQSAADFIPLDQNQTVGLLDVSPSVSIFALDGQHRLMGVQGLMTLLKTGRLQRYNKNKKPVGSVITIDDLIDEYQLDPAYLQRLAQEKIGIEFIPAVAKGETRDQARRRVRSIFVHVNLMALRLSKGQLALLNENDGFSIVARKIAVNHPLLKEVPGRNPRVNWDSATVAAKSTVLTTLQALNEMSQRYLDHPFPRWKPPEKKGLIPMRPDDEELEAGIDTFNQFFDHLASLPSYQRLEQGEETPQLRRFSFEKNGGEGNILFRPVGQIAFTQALGIVVFQKKLSLKMVFKKLCKYDAEGGFSQMETPQSLWYGVLFDPNKKRIMVSGRDLAARLLIYIIAGTEDGMEKAELRRELAEARTIEGKAVGFNGKFVKPRDVGLPPVL
- a CDS encoding class I SAM-dependent methyltransferase is translated as MNIFFEIHQNLPREAPGDNASTRQAFSLLTNVPPQPKILDIGCGPGMQTIELAKLTDGQIIAVDTHQPFLDELQRRALAEGVSDTINPLNQSMLSLDFAPHSFDILWSEGAIYIIGFETGLKSWQTLLKTGGYLVVSELCWLQPNPPTEVKQFWQTNYPDMKAIDDNLQLIEASGYRQIGHFVLPESSWWDNYYTPLKKRLENLRQKYSDEPQANQDIDNELQEIEIYQKYSDWYGYVFYIMQVQ